In a single window of the Nycticebus coucang isolate mNycCou1 chromosome 13, mNycCou1.pri, whole genome shotgun sequence genome:
- the CRH gene encoding corticoliberin, with amino-acid sequence MRLPLLVSAGALLVALLLCPPCRALLTRGPVPAARQAAQSPQPLDFFQPPQSEQPQQPQPRPILLRMGEEYFLRLGNLNKSPAAPLSPASSLLTSGSRPSPDQAAANFFRVLLQQLLLPRRSLDSPAGPAERGADSALGGHQEAPERERRSEEPPISLDLTFHLLREVLEMARAEQLAQQAHSNRKLMEIIGK; translated from the coding sequence ATGCGGCTGCCGCTCCTGGTGTCCGCGGGCGCGCTGCTGGTGGCCCTGCTGCTCTGCCCGCCATGCAGGGCCCTCCTCACCAGGGGGCCGGTCCCAGCAGCCCGACAGGCTGCGCAGTCCCCGCAGCCCCTGGATTTCTTCCAGCCGCCGCAGTCCGAGCAGCCCCAGCAGCCGCAGCCTCGGCCGATCCTGCTGCGCATGGGAGAGGAATACTTCCTCCGCCTGGGCAACCTCAACAAGAGCCCCGCGGCTCCCCTGTCGCCCGCCTCCTCGCTCCTCACCAGCGGCAGCCGCCCCTCGCCAGACCAGGCGGCCGCCAACTTTTTCCGCGTGTTgctgcagcagctgctgctgcctCGGCGCTCGCTCGACAGCCCCGCGGGTCCCGCGGAGCGCGGCGCCGACAGCGCCCTCGGTGGCCACCAGGAGGCACCCGAGAGGGAGCGGCGGTCCGAGGAGCCGCCCATCTCCCTGGATCTCACCTTCCACCTGCTGCGGGAAGTCTTGGAAATGGCCAGGGCGGAGCAGTTAGCACAGCAAGCTCACAGCAACAGGAAACTGATGGAGATTATTGGAAAATGA